TTCTGCTCGACGCCCTTGAGCGCGCCCTCGCTTGCCGGAACCGCGAGCTTGCGAGGAATCAGGAAGTTGCGCGCGTACCCATCGGCCACGTCCTTGACCTCACCAGCCTTGCCGGTTCCTGCGACATCTTTGCTGAGAATCACCTTCATGGCTGGGCTCCTTCGCGCAATAGCAGGGGCGGCTCCCTGTGCGGTCAGTATAGCAACGGGTCCGGCGCAGACCTGTGCCTGGCCATCACAATGGCGATCCGGTCCACGGCGGAGGACGGGGCCAGACGGCGCACAGATGCCCGGTTGCGCGGCGAAGACGGCAGTGCACAGGCGTGGCTGTGACCGGCTGTCAGTGGGTTCAGGCGGTCTCATTCCACGCCCCAGCAGCCTACTGGCCCCGGTGCGTCACGATGTGCACGCTCGACCCGACCACGATCACGAACACGATCAGCGGGGCGAGCGGCACGTCCATCACGCGGGGGATGCCGATCAGCGTCAGCAGCCAGAGCACCAGCAGCACGCCGGCCGTGATCGCCAGTGGGCCGCGCATCGTCACCATCAGCCCGAAGATCATCAGCCCCGTCAGGATGTCCGTCAGGTAGACGATCGTCGCGCCGACACGGAACGCCTCGACGCGGATGAAGTCTCGACCGCCTGGCGCGTTGAAGGTCAGTGCCCAGAGTGCTGCCAGCACCAGCACGAAGGCGATCTGCAACATCTGGCTGCTCCGCGGGCGTTCGCACCGTCCCGTCGTCCGGGCCACGGCGAGCGTACCGTCACGAATTCAGGAGCAGCGTATACCTCAAACAAGGGCGGAGGGAAGCCCCCCGCCCGTTCGAGACCTGAATGTGCCGACGATGCCGGCCGGCAGAGGGTCACCAGTTGGTGTAGCTGCCGTCCTCGCGGTGCAGCTTACGTGAGGCCAGCGGCTTGGACGGCTCGCACTTGCGGAGCGCTTGACGGTCGAACTCGATGCCGAGGCCCGGGCGGGTGGGCGGCAGCAGGTAGCCGTCCTTCCACTCGATCTGGACCGGGAACAGATCGTTCAGCATCGCGCCGGGCCGCGTCGGCTGCTCCTGCACGCCGAAGTTGGGCGAGGAGAGGTTCAGCGCCAGGCAGGCGGCGCTGGAGACCGGCCCGAGCGGGTTGTGGGTGACCAGCCGAATGTAGTGGGTCTCGCACCAGCCGGCGATCTTCTTCGCCTCGGTCAGGCCACCGGCGATGCAGAGGTCTACCCGGCAGTAGTCGATCAGGTCATCCTCGATCAGCTCGCGGAACGCCCACTTGCCGGCGTACTGCTCGCCGGCGGCAATCGGCACCTTGGTGGCTGCGCGGACCCGCCGCAGGGCGTTGGTGCTCTCCGAGCGGATCGGGTCTTCGAGGAAGAAGATGCGGTACGGCTCGAGGGCGTTCGCCAGCTCGATGGCCTCGGACGGATCGAGCCGGGTATGGACGTCCACGCAGATCTCGAGATCGTCGCCGAACTCGGCGCGGACGGCCTCGACCTGCTTCACGCAGGCGCGGATCGAGTCGCGCGGCTCCAGCCGCTGCCCCTGCGATGGCAGGTGGAAGCGGGTGAACTTCCAGCCCTCCGCGACCGTCTGCCGAACGTGCTCCAGGTACGCTTCCTGGCCGTCGTCGCAGCGGTTGTGCGGGTAGCAGATGACCTTGTCGCGGACGAGGCCGCCGAGCAGCTGATAGGTCGGGACGCCCAGCTCCTTGCCGCGAATGTCCCAGAGCGCGATGTCCACGGCAGACATGGCCGAGCCGACGATACTGTCGGCCGGGAAGAAGCCGCCCCGGAACATCGTTTGCCAGAGATGCTCGATGCGGCTCGAATCCTCGCCGACGATCTGCTCGCGGATGTGGTCGAACGCGCCGACGATGGCGGCTGAGCGGCTGTTGACGCCGCACTCGCCGATGCCCGAGATGCCGGCGTCGGTATCGACGACGACAAAGAGGAAACTGCGACCGGCCGCCTGGATGGCGAACGGCTCAAGGCCGGTGATCTTCACAGGAGCGTCTCCCTGCCGAGGTGAGGTCAAGTCTCACGCGACAGGGAGACGGTACCCCGGCTGGAGGCCGTCTGCCCAACGCCCGGAGCAGAATGCTGGAGGCTACGACGCGTCCGCCGCCACGTTCAAGCTCGCGGTCGGCGGGAACGCCGACCCGTAGAACGCGAGGTAGCGGTCGACGTTCTCGATCCAATACTCGGCGGCGTGCTCGCCGGGCAGCACGTCGAAGCGGTGTGGGATGCCGCGTGACAGCATGCGCTCGTGCAGCAGCTCGACGTTCGGTCGCCACGGATCGTCCTCGCCCACGTCAATGGCCAGCGTCAGGCGGTAGGCGGTGTTGCTGTCCACGACCTGCCAGAGCGGCGTGACCGTCCGCCAGTACTCTTCGTCCCCGAAGATCGGCTGCAGCTCTGGGGCGAACTGGCTGAACGCCGTCCGAAGGGAGGGGCTGTGCGCCGCTGCGATCCCGAAGGTCCGCGGGTTGGTCAGCGCCAGTCGCAGGGCGCCCTCGCCGCCCATCGAGAGCCCGCCTATCGCCCGTCCCTGTGGCGAGTTGACGGTACGGTAGTCGCGGTCCACCTGGGTGACCACGTCGTTCACGACGTAGTCTGCCCAGCGCGGGCCACTGTAGTGGTTGACCCAGTAGTTCGCGCCGCCGTTCGGCAGCACGATGATGAACGGGTCGATCTCGCCCGTGCGGATCATGCGGTCGGCCGCTTCGAGGATGCCGATGGACTGCCACTCGCTGCTGTCGCCGGCGACGCCGTGCAGCAGGTAGAGCGTCGGGTAGCGGCGCGAGGAGGCGTCGTAGTCGGGTGGGAGCATGACGCGGTAGCTGGTGTGGATGTCCAGCGTGCGGGCGTACAGGGTATCCTCGACGACGGTCGAGCCGCCGGCGTAGGTGTTGAGCACGTTCCGCTGGCGGATGCCGTCCGTGGACGGCCAACTCGGGGCTGACGCGGTTTGCGCCGTCTCGGCCAGTGGGGCGCTTGCTCCGGCGGCCAGAGCGCTCCCGCTGGCGTGTCCAAGGCTGGCGACCAGCAGCAGACCGGCCGCGAGTGCGGTTCCGACACGTCGTATCATCATGTGCTGCATTCCCGGCCGCATGATCGATCTTCTACTACGCTTCAACATGATACCGTTGTTCAACATTCCGTCTCTCACGAAACAAGAAACGGTTGAAACGGGGGACGGGTCCGCCTTTGCCGAGGTTACGGCGCAGAGGTTACGGGCAAAGGTGTACGGGCAACGGTCTGGGGCCAACGGCACGCGGCCGGCGTGACTGACGGTGTGCCTGGCCCG
The sequence above is a segment of the Chloroflexota bacterium genome. Coding sequences within it:
- a CDS encoding mandelate racemase/muconate lactonizing enzyme family protein, which translates into the protein MKITGLEPFAIQAAGRSFLFVVVDTDAGISGIGECGVNSRSAAIVGAFDHIREQIVGEDSSRIEHLWQTMFRGGFFPADSIVGSAMSAVDIALWDIRGKELGVPTYQLLGGLVRDKVICYPHNRCDDGQEAYLEHVRQTVAEGWKFTRFHLPSQGQRLEPRDSIRACVKQVEAVRAEFGDDLEICVDVHTRLDPSEAIELANALEPYRIFFLEDPIRSESTNALRRVRAATKVPIAAGEQYAGKWAFRELIEDDLIDYCRVDLCIAGGLTEAKKIAGWCETHYIRLVTHNPLGPVSSAACLALNLSSPNFGVQEQPTRPGAMLNDLFPVQIEWKDGYLLPPTRPGLGIEFDRQALRKCEPSKPLASRKLHREDGSYTNW